Part of the bacterium genome, TTGCACAAACAAGGATGGAAAGAAGCTAGGAACAGGTCTTTATATCTATAAGGTAACCATAGAATACCCAACAAAGACAGAGAGGGTAATAAAGAAGATGGTAATCATAAAGCAATAATAAAATGAACGAAGCATTAAGGTATTTAAATAACGCAAAGGGGATATTAAAAAAGGCTCCGATTGAAGACAACGATTATACGGATGTCAAGTATGTCCAGGAGGCTTGTGGCACAGCATATCTTGCCATTCTAAAGGCAATAGATGGCTATTTGCTAAACAAAGGGCTTTTAAAAAAGGAGCTTCCAAAATCATATGAGACTTATTCAGTGGCATTGAGAAAACATTTAGATATCCACAATGGAAAGCTTTTTAGGCAATTTGATCGTCTCTACCATGAACTTCATATTGCTGGCTATTACAGAGGAGATCTTTATAATGTAAATGTGGTTAAAGAGGTATTGAAATCCGCAAAGGCTTTTATA contains:
- a CDS encoding DUF5618 family protein — translated: MNEALRYLNNAKGILKKAPIEDNDYTDVKYVQEACGTAYLAILKAIDGYLLNKGLLKKELPKSYETYSVALRKHLDIHNGKLFRQFDRLYHELHIAGYYRGDLYNVNVVKEVLKSAKAFIEKIE